From Senegalia massiliensis:
AATCAGGGTGTCCGGCGTTCGAGTCGCCGATGGGTCACCATTTAATTTTTATGCGCGGGAGTGGCGGAATTTGGCAGACGCGCTAGACTTAGGATCTAGTGTCATTGACGTGGGGGTTCGAGTCCCTTCTCCCGCACCACTTTAGACTAGTATATACTAGTCTTTAATTATCATTTGAATCATACTATTATAAACTTATTATTTACAAGAATTATAATGTATGTTAAAATAAGTTTTGAGTTTAACAATAAATTTGGCGGTGTAGCTCAGTTGGCTAGAGCATACGGTTCATACCCGTAGAGTCGGTGGTTCGAATCCACTCGCCGCTACCAAAAAAATATTATTAATCATGGTGGATATAGCTCAGTTGGTTAGAGCGCCAGATTGTGGCTCTGGAGGCCGTGGGTTCGACTCCCGTTATCCACCCCATTATATTGGGGCGTCGCCAAGTCGGTAAGGCACTAGACTTTGACTCTAGTATGCGTAGGTTCGAGTCCTGCCGCCCCAGCCAATTTTAATATATGGCGGCATAGCCAAGCGGTAAGGCAGAGGACTGCAAATCCTTTATCCCCAGTTCAAATCTGGGTGCCGCCTCCATATTAGCGCTCATAGCTCAACTGGATAGAGTGTCTGACTACGAATCAGAAGGTTGGGGGTTCAAGTCCTCCTGGGCGCACCATTAAAAACATTGCGAAACAGAGGGTTTCAGCATTTATGCTGGCCCTCTATTTTTTTTATAATTCTTATGTTTGCAAACATTTTGCAAACATAAGAATTATTTTATGATATTTCCTATCTTTTTTGCTGCTTCTTTTTGCATATCTGGACTTACATAAGAGTAGGTATCCATAGTTATTCCTATACTAGAATCTCCTAATCTTTCTTGAACTACTTTAGGATGTACATTTTGTTTTAATAACATAGTTGCATGGGTATGTTTTAAATCATGAAATCTAACTTCTAATCCTAATTTTCTTTTGATTTTAGGAAAGGTTTTAGATATATAGTCTGGATTCATAGGTCTACCATCATCCCTTGAGCAAACAAAGTTATTATTTTTATAAGTTTCTCCTAAAACCATTCTATATCCAATTTGTTTTTTTCTTTCTGCTTTAAGCACTTCCATAACATTCTCATGTACAGCTACAGATCTATTAGATTTTTTTGTTTTAGGCTCAACTAGGGTAAGAGTACCTTTTATCATTTGTAGAGCCTTAGAAACGTAAATAACACAGAAAACAAAAATAGTGATATTTATCATATTATTTACTGTCTATAAGTTTACCTCTCACTAGGTTATCATAATATTCTTAATTACATCACATACAGTAAATATATTATAATTTAAGGCATTTAAAAAGTTAATCTATACTTGTAGAATAAATAAAAAGCATAAGAAAAATTACCTATAGACAGGTGATTATATTTATTTAATTACTTAGTTTAACATTTATTTACAGGTTATGAAATGTTACTACCAAATAAATATTAGATATGGTAAAATAAGTATAGCATTAGCAAATAGAAAATATATCCATAAGGGTACATGAATTTTAAGGGGAGATATAGGAGGCTATTGAAAGGAAGAAAACCTTTACAATGAAGAAGAGAATAAATAATACAATAGAAACAAGTATTAGTAAAATAAAGTTCGTTAATATATAAGTATAA
This genomic window contains:
- a CDS encoding tyrosine-type recombinase/integrase, giving the protein MIKGTLTLVEPKTKKSNRSVAVHENVMEVLKAERKKQIGYRMVLGETYKNNNFVCSRDDGRPMNPDYISKTFPKIKRKLGLEVRFHDLKHTHATMLLKQNVHPKVVQERLGDSSIGITMDTYSYVSPDMQKEAAKKIGNIIK